One window of uncultured Methanoregula sp. genomic DNA carries:
- a CDS encoding UPF0146 family protein, whose amino-acid sequence MGSYKHIETSIGQYIARHYSRAVEVGIGHNTTAAEILRGAGVLVRATDIRELPAGPVPVTVDDVFDPTISLYEGADVIYAVRPAIEMIPPLIALARRAGADLVVYHLGFETYGDGGEKIDCGVILHRYVVRSGSEPVKEG is encoded by the coding sequence ATGGGTTCCTATAAACATATTGAGACCTCGATCGGCCAGTACATTGCACGCCACTATTCCCGTGCCGTTGAAGTGGGAATCGGGCACAATACCACCGCTGCCGAGATCCTCCGGGGCGCGGGAGTGCTCGTCCGCGCAACCGATATCAGGGAACTGCCGGCAGGCCCGGTTCCGGTTACGGTCGATGACGTGTTCGATCCCACGATCTCCCTGTACGAAGGTGCGGACGTTATCTATGCGGTCCGGCCGGCGATCGAGATGATCCCGCCCCTCATCGCCCTTGCCCGTAGGGCCGGCGCCGATCTTGTCGTCTACCACCTCGGGTTCGAGACTTATGGCGACGGGGGAGAGAAAATAGACTGCGGGGTTATCCTCCACCGGTATGTCGTGCGATCAGGATCAGAACCCGTCAAAGAGGGTTGA